One genomic segment of Corallococcus silvisoli includes these proteins:
- a CDS encoding HEAT repeat domain-containing protein: protein MKPALLLTSCVLFLGACRSQAPRYPVAPVELAGATVQDNALLGFGQDGVKELLSDALATSGRFELLGDEVPKKARPWRLTLDVPFTREVLKDGNPHSFAEVGANLSLERFGGNTPQRYEVVGLGEAPVAEDSVEGRQAAMRAALENVLRQVTESAVLQLSALDRTDDALVADLRAADSRIREFALRTLAERKHPAAAPLLIDRLKDTSDADQVRRTIGALAEMKAKSAVPALIDLARGRDSGFLQEIVFAVGEIGGPEAEAYLYTVAQGHDTPSVQAAAQQALDTLYASRNHATLEARGQGHADP from the coding sequence ATGAAGCCGGCCCTGCTGCTTACCTCCTGCGTGCTGTTCCTCGGGGCCTGCCGCTCGCAGGCCCCGCGCTATCCGGTGGCGCCGGTGGAGCTGGCCGGGGCCACCGTGCAGGACAACGCGCTCCTGGGCTTCGGGCAGGACGGCGTGAAGGAGCTGCTCTCCGACGCGCTGGCGACCTCCGGGCGCTTCGAGCTGCTGGGCGACGAGGTCCCCAAGAAGGCCCGCCCCTGGCGGCTGACGCTGGACGTGCCCTTCACGCGAGAGGTGCTGAAGGACGGCAACCCGCACAGCTTCGCGGAGGTCGGCGCCAACCTGTCCCTGGAGCGCTTCGGCGGCAACACCCCCCAGCGCTACGAGGTCGTGGGACTGGGCGAGGCGCCCGTGGCGGAGGACTCGGTGGAGGGGCGCCAGGCCGCCATGCGCGCCGCGCTGGAGAACGTGCTGCGCCAGGTGACGGAGTCGGCGGTGCTCCAGCTGTCCGCGCTGGACAGGACGGATGACGCGCTGGTGGCGGACCTGCGGGCCGCCGACTCGCGCATCCGCGAGTTCGCCCTCCGAACGCTGGCCGAGCGCAAGCACCCCGCGGCCGCGCCGCTCCTGATTGATCGCCTCAAGGACACCAGCGACGCGGATCAGGTGCGCCGCACCATCGGCGCGCTGGCGGAGATGAAGGCGAAGAGCGCGGTACCGGCGCTCATCGATCTGGCGCGCGGCCGGGACTCCGGCTTCCTGCAGGAGATCGTCTTCGCGGTGGGAGAGATTGGCGGCCCGGAGGCGGAGGCGTACCTCTACACGGTCGCCCAGGGCCATGACACGCCGTCGGTGCAGGCCGCCGCGCAGCAGGCGCTGGACACGCTCTACGCATCACGCAACCACGCAACGCTGGAGGCGCGTGGCCAGGGCCACGCGGACCCCTGA
- a CDS encoding chemotaxis protein CheW translates to MAPDRTVAAQARPEQEFFCFRVGELRFGVPSENVLEVLRAGLLTPLPRTPSFILGVTGHRGQVLPVVDLLRFLSKGEARIGQRTRIFVGVSGSYVSGVVADTVLGLRRVPVADILPPPLGGDQAAEHLLGVVQQGTGPQDSLNLLNFSKLLQTARQRAVMR, encoded by the coding sequence ATGGCGCCAGACCGCACGGTGGCCGCCCAGGCCCGGCCGGAGCAGGAATTCTTCTGCTTCCGCGTGGGCGAGCTGCGCTTCGGCGTCCCGAGCGAGAACGTGCTCGAGGTGCTGCGCGCCGGACTGCTCACGCCGCTGCCGCGCACGCCGTCGTTCATCCTGGGCGTCACCGGCCACCGCGGTCAGGTGCTGCCGGTGGTGGACCTGCTGCGCTTCCTCAGCAAGGGCGAGGCGCGCATCGGTCAGCGCACCCGCATCTTCGTGGGCGTCAGCGGCAGCTACGTCTCCGGCGTGGTGGCGGACACCGTGCTCGGCCTGCGCCGCGTGCCGGTGGCGGACATCCTCCCGCCGCCCCTGGGCGGTGATCAGGCCGCCGAACACCTGCTGGGCGTCGTGCAGCAGGGCACGGGCCCCCAGGACAGCCTCAACCTGCTCAACTTCTCCAAGCTCCTTCAGACGGCCCGTCAGCGCGCGGTGATGCGATGA
- a CDS encoding response regulator: MSKRILIVESDATLSATLQQALEARGFTAQTTGDGKGSVELIRRERPDLVVLAVDLSAGQNGYLICGKLKKDDELKTVPIVIIGSPDGFAAHSKLKARADEYVAKPVDTSVLVDRVGGVIGFPEPPVSEEVVDESLTLDSLGSEPATDFGEEIAVDTGEEPAVAGEDLDMLDDAFGDLSEPVTGTPEEEPVVAPPEEAETPSALEEISALDSLGPDNDDSLDVLGDLGDEPEEKTVVGFMPPVDPEPVVAPTPPPRAPAAPLRAVPPPAAARPAVAAVAVTPISTGPSAADVAELRNLRAKVAELQSALEDSRGQASQAEERVQSLESELQAKTTELEASRSTAGKSDKDTFALRDTVNKRDKEILRLKSELNQKDQEIIELKDQHLELEQKASTSDEELSRRDAQIKTLTSRTEQLTTERKRVDQQLATAKEEARGATAKLGALQAELDQHQAQAQAFQGESESLRAQLSQQDADLQAAREEAEGLRAQVEAAQVEAEGLRSQLEQSQADLSAQGAQAATEADGLRSRISELEQAAVRNEERVTKLYARIKGDEKLREKTKKALAIAQQLLDEPGTSVGDDADEEAAA; the protein is encoded by the coding sequence ATGTCCAAGCGAATCCTGATCGTCGAAAGCGACGCCACCCTCTCCGCCACCCTGCAGCAGGCACTGGAAGCCCGGGGCTTCACGGCGCAGACGACGGGCGACGGAAAGGGCAGCGTGGAGCTGATCCGCCGTGAGCGGCCGGACCTCGTGGTGCTCGCGGTGGACCTGTCCGCGGGACAGAACGGCTATCTCATCTGCGGCAAGCTGAAGAAGGACGACGAGCTGAAGACGGTGCCCATCGTCATCATCGGCAGCCCGGACGGCTTCGCGGCCCATAGCAAGCTGAAGGCGCGCGCGGACGAATACGTGGCGAAGCCGGTGGACACCTCCGTGCTGGTGGACCGCGTGGGCGGCGTGATCGGCTTCCCGGAGCCGCCCGTCAGCGAAGAGGTGGTGGACGAGAGCCTCACCCTCGACTCGCTGGGCAGCGAGCCCGCGACGGACTTCGGCGAGGAGATCGCCGTCGACACGGGCGAGGAGCCCGCGGTGGCCGGCGAAGACCTGGACATGCTCGACGACGCCTTCGGCGACCTGTCCGAGCCCGTCACGGGCACTCCCGAGGAGGAGCCCGTGGTGGCCCCGCCGGAGGAGGCGGAGACGCCGTCCGCCCTGGAGGAGATCTCGGCGCTCGACTCGCTGGGGCCGGACAACGACGACTCGCTCGACGTGCTGGGAGACCTGGGCGACGAACCGGAGGAGAAGACCGTCGTCGGCTTCATGCCGCCGGTGGATCCGGAGCCGGTGGTGGCGCCCACCCCGCCCCCCCGCGCACCCGCCGCGCCGCTGCGCGCGGTGCCCCCGCCCGCCGCCGCCCGCCCCGCGGTGGCCGCCGTCGCGGTGACGCCGATCTCGACGGGACCGTCCGCCGCGGACGTCGCGGAGCTGCGCAACCTGCGCGCGAAGGTGGCGGAGCTGCAGAGCGCGCTGGAGGACTCGCGCGGCCAGGCGTCGCAGGCCGAGGAGCGCGTGCAGTCGCTGGAGTCCGAGCTCCAGGCGAAGACCACGGAGCTGGAGGCGTCGCGGTCCACCGCCGGGAAGAGCGACAAGGACACCTTCGCGCTGCGTGACACCGTCAACAAGCGCGACAAGGAGATCCTCCGCCTCAAGTCGGAGCTGAACCAGAAGGACCAGGAGATCATCGAGCTGAAGGATCAGCACCTGGAGCTGGAGCAGAAGGCCAGCACCTCCGACGAGGAGCTGAGCCGCCGCGACGCGCAGATCAAGACGCTCACCAGCCGCACCGAGCAGCTCACCACGGAGCGCAAGCGCGTGGACCAGCAGCTCGCCACCGCCAAGGAAGAGGCGCGCGGCGCCACCGCGAAGCTGGGCGCGCTCCAGGCGGAGCTGGATCAGCACCAGGCCCAGGCCCAGGCCTTCCAGGGCGAGTCCGAGTCCCTTCGCGCCCAGCTGTCCCAGCAGGACGCGGACCTCCAGGCGGCGCGCGAGGAGGCCGAAGGGCTGCGCGCCCAGGTGGAGGCGGCGCAGGTGGAGGCCGAAGGGCTGCGCTCGCAGTTGGAGCAGTCCCAGGCGGATCTCTCCGCCCAGGGCGCCCAGGCCGCCACGGAGGCGGACGGGCTGCGCTCGCGCATCAGCGAGCTGGAGCAGGCGGCGGTGCGCAACGAGGAGCGCGTGACGAAGCTCTACGCGCGCATCAAGGGCGACGAGAAGCTGCGCGAGAAGACGAAGAAGGCGCTCGCCATCGCGCAGCAGCTGCTGGATGAGCCCGGCACCTCCGTGGGCGACGACGCCGACGAGGAAGCCGCGGCCTGA
- a CDS encoding radical SAM protein, whose product MTHAPKLLFADPKGRVMEHPYLIATLRSGEELVPPQDKPIALPAAGRLVHLPGRLPVGLNPDSGELELVREMKAGGKTFVPNAVGALLPPGYTRTFLPGEVKGSGPVLPQWAYTAAAWGKDGPVAWAIHTDRRSHWEPEAYSTPELKGLVSAHMERFPDSRVLKQLKTCALLYRCFTSQNIFYARDEGAIPASVMCNARCVGCISDQPADGPPASHERMDDGPSAEEMAAIGLYHLEHAPGRTMVSFGQGCEGEPLTRWKFIAESIRLMRAKTDRGSININTNASLTHGLEALLDAGLDAVRVSLNAATKGLYEAYYKPVKYGWEDVEASIALARERGAYLALNLLLFPGVTDREGEVQALENLVRKYRVDQVQTRSLCIDPLQYLEVARGQGAGGEPVGIRTLLQRLKTARPGLIIGNFARGLDERENAAGTPGV is encoded by the coding sequence ATGACGCACGCGCCGAAATTGCTCTTCGCGGACCCCAAGGGCCGGGTGATGGAGCATCCCTACCTCATCGCCACCCTGCGCAGCGGCGAGGAACTCGTGCCACCGCAGGACAAGCCCATCGCCCTGCCGGCGGCGGGGCGCCTGGTGCACCTGCCTGGCCGCCTGCCCGTGGGGCTCAACCCGGACTCGGGTGAGCTGGAGCTGGTGCGCGAGATGAAGGCGGGGGGCAAGACGTTCGTGCCCAACGCGGTGGGCGCGCTCTTGCCGCCCGGCTACACGCGCACGTTCCTGCCCGGGGAGGTGAAGGGCAGCGGGCCCGTGTTGCCTCAGTGGGCATACACGGCGGCGGCGTGGGGCAAGGACGGTCCGGTCGCGTGGGCCATCCACACCGACCGGCGCTCGCACTGGGAGCCGGAGGCGTACTCCACGCCTGAATTGAAGGGGCTCGTCAGCGCGCACATGGAGCGCTTCCCGGACAGCCGCGTGCTCAAGCAGTTGAAGACGTGCGCGCTCCTGTACCGGTGCTTCACGTCGCAGAACATCTTCTACGCGCGCGACGAGGGTGCCATCCCCGCGTCCGTGATGTGCAATGCGCGCTGCGTGGGCTGCATCTCGGATCAGCCCGCGGACGGCCCTCCGGCCTCGCACGAGCGCATGGATGACGGTCCCTCCGCGGAGGAGATGGCGGCCATCGGCCTGTACCACCTGGAGCACGCGCCGGGCCGCACCATGGTGAGCTTCGGCCAGGGGTGCGAGGGCGAGCCGCTCACGCGCTGGAAGTTCATCGCGGAGTCCATCCGCCTGATGCGCGCGAAGACGGACCGGGGCTCCATCAACATCAACACCAACGCCAGCCTCACGCACGGGCTCGAGGCGCTGCTGGACGCCGGGCTGGACGCCGTCCGCGTGTCGCTCAACGCCGCGACCAAGGGCCTCTACGAGGCCTACTACAAGCCGGTGAAGTACGGCTGGGAGGACGTGGAGGCGTCCATCGCGCTGGCGCGCGAGCGCGGTGCGTACCTGGCGCTCAACCTGCTCCTGTTCCCCGGCGTCACCGACCGCGAGGGCGAGGTCCAGGCGCTGGAGAACCTGGTGCGCAAGTACCGCGTGGATCAGGTGCAGACGCGCTCGCTGTGCATCGACCCGCTCCAGTACCTGGAGGTCGCGCGAGGCCAGGGCGCGGGCGGCGAGCCGGTGGGGATCCGCACGCTCCTGCAGCGGCTGAAGACGGCGCGGCCAGGGCTCATCATCGGCAACTTCGCGCGGGGCCTGGACGAGCGCGAGAACGCCGCGGGCACGCCTGGGGTTTGA
- a CDS encoding tetratricopeptide repeat protein — translation MSVSFSSAFRIAVICVSSGAVTVLGACSKAPEEPEFDYGLKKPLVRKLRAELEETPCDKAKAQEYAQLLMSANDLKGVARASDTFVAACGPNVVLLQLSYTANARQGEKAKALKDATALVAVQPENASYHVWRGLSQEALGQNEGAAADFQKAFDLQPAQRPILNALLKTYDALNRPCDSLAALQRYVEAKPSEAKSADVQNQMKALAQQGSCAADAGKPEAAKMP, via the coding sequence ATGTCCGTCTCCTTCTCGTCCGCGTTCCGCATCGCCGTCATCTGTGTCTCCTCTGGCGCCGTCACCGTCCTCGGCGCGTGCAGCAAGGCGCCCGAGGAGCCGGAGTTCGACTACGGCTTGAAGAAGCCGCTCGTGCGCAAGCTGCGCGCGGAGCTGGAGGAGACGCCCTGCGACAAGGCGAAGGCGCAGGAGTACGCGCAGCTGCTGATGAGCGCCAACGACCTGAAGGGCGTCGCCCGGGCGTCGGACACCTTCGTCGCCGCGTGCGGCCCCAACGTCGTCCTCCTCCAGCTGTCGTACACGGCCAACGCGAGGCAGGGGGAGAAGGCGAAGGCGCTGAAGGACGCCACGGCGCTGGTGGCGGTGCAGCCGGAGAACGCCAGCTACCACGTGTGGCGGGGCCTGTCGCAGGAGGCCCTGGGCCAGAACGAAGGCGCCGCGGCGGACTTCCAGAAGGCCTTCGACCTCCAGCCCGCCCAGCGGCCCATCCTCAACGCGCTGCTCAAGACCTATGACGCGCTCAACCGGCCCTGCGACTCGCTGGCCGCGCTCCAGCGGTACGTGGAGGCGAAGCCCAGCGAGGCGAAGTCGGCGGATGTTCAGAACCAGATGAAGGCGCTGGCCCAGCAGGGCTCCTGCGCCGCGGATGCCGGGAAGCCCGAGGCGGCCAAGATGCCCTGA
- a CDS encoding response regulator: MSRVLVIDDSPMLLELTVRALTAAGYEASGAQDLAALDQKLTEGPFALILMDVNMPEMFGDDVVEYLRRQKGVTAKLVLYSDISEAELDAKTKNSGADGYILKSGGLEGVLGGVMGLIGAPALNVPAAVPSPAPAASPAAPAAAPPAAPAAGALKAVAAGARKPRILIVDDSEMTARIIEADLVSKGFEVHVADTADKATKIILKKQTRPDLVLLDVRMPNVNGEQFCRFIKSNSLFKGIKVLLCSGENVEELQRICREAGADGYIPKDAVMGNLVAKELMPPGAE, from the coding sequence ATGTCCCGCGTACTGGTCATTGACGACAGCCCGATGCTTCTGGAGCTCACCGTCCGGGCCCTGACCGCCGCCGGCTACGAGGCCAGCGGCGCCCAGGACCTGGCCGCGCTCGACCAGAAGCTCACCGAGGGCCCGTTCGCGCTCATCCTCATGGACGTGAACATGCCGGAGATGTTCGGCGACGATGTCGTCGAATACCTCCGCCGCCAGAAGGGCGTCACCGCCAAGCTCGTCCTCTACTCCGACATCTCCGAAGCGGAGCTGGACGCGAAGACGAAGAACTCCGGCGCGGACGGCTACATCCTCAAGAGTGGAGGCCTGGAAGGCGTCCTGGGGGGTGTCATGGGACTCATCGGCGCCCCGGCGCTGAACGTGCCCGCCGCGGTCCCCTCCCCCGCCCCGGCCGCGAGCCCCGCCGCCCCCGCCGCGGCGCCCCCGGCCGCGCCCGCCGCCGGCGCCCTGAAGGCGGTGGCCGCCGGCGCCCGCAAGCCGCGCATCCTCATCGTGGATGACAGTGAGATGACGGCGCGGATCATCGAGGCGGACCTGGTGTCCAAGGGCTTCGAGGTCCACGTCGCGGACACCGCCGACAAGGCCACGAAGATCATCCTGAAGAAGCAGACGCGCCCGGACCTGGTGCTCCTGGACGTGCGCATGCCCAACGTGAACGGCGAGCAGTTCTGCCGCTTCATCAAGAGCAACAGCCTCTTCAAGGGCATCAAGGTGCTGCTGTGCTCCGGGGAGAACGTCGAGGAGCTCCAGCGCATCTGCCGCGAGGCCGGCGCCGACGGCTACATCCCCAAGGACGCCGTGATGGGCAACCTCGTCGCCAAGGAGCTGATGCCCCCCGGCGCCGAGTAG
- the ald gene encoding alanine dehydrogenase: MIVGVPKEIKTREYRVGMVPAGVRALTSAGHTVLVETNAGVGSGIPDSEYQRVGAQIISSADEVWKRAEMIVKVKEPIAPEYERMQPGQIVYTYFHLAGVDPELTKTLIKKKVTAVAYETLQLDDGSLPLLKPMSEVAGKMAIQVGAACLEKAHGGKGILLGGVPGVRRGRVAVIGGGVVGLCAAKVAVGMGAEVTILDVNLERLTYLDDVFLGRAQTLASDTESIARTVRESDLVIGGVLIPGGKAPKLVSRELIAEMEPGSVVVDVAVDQGGCIETCKPTTHDNPTFTVSDVVHYCVANMPGAVPQTSTFALTNTTRPYSRKIADLGLVEAIKSDRALQRAINTYNGHITYEAVAKDMGYDYVPLMDALGGKR; the protein is encoded by the coding sequence GTGATCGTCGGAGTTCCCAAGGAGATCAAAACCCGCGAGTACCGTGTCGGCATGGTGCCCGCGGGCGTTCGCGCGTTGACCAGCGCGGGCCACACGGTGCTGGTGGAGACGAACGCTGGCGTCGGCTCCGGCATCCCGGATTCGGAGTACCAGCGCGTCGGCGCGCAGATCATCTCCAGCGCGGATGAGGTCTGGAAGCGCGCGGAGATGATCGTCAAGGTGAAGGAGCCCATCGCGCCGGAGTACGAGCGCATGCAGCCCGGGCAGATCGTCTACACGTACTTCCACCTGGCGGGCGTGGATCCGGAGCTCACCAAGACGCTCATCAAGAAGAAGGTCACGGCGGTCGCCTACGAGACGCTCCAGCTGGACGACGGCAGCCTGCCGCTGCTCAAGCCCATGTCCGAGGTGGCCGGCAAGATGGCCATCCAGGTGGGCGCCGCGTGCCTGGAGAAGGCCCACGGTGGCAAGGGCATCCTGCTGGGCGGCGTGCCCGGCGTGCGCCGCGGCCGCGTGGCCGTCATCGGCGGTGGCGTGGTGGGCCTGTGCGCCGCCAAGGTCGCCGTCGGCATGGGCGCGGAAGTGACCATCCTGGACGTGAACCTGGAGCGCCTCACCTACCTGGACGACGTGTTCCTCGGCCGCGCGCAGACGCTGGCGTCGGACACGGAGTCCATCGCGCGCACCGTGCGCGAGTCGGACCTCGTCATCGGCGGCGTGCTCATCCCCGGCGGCAAGGCGCCCAAGCTGGTGTCGCGCGAGCTCATCGCGGAGATGGAGCCCGGCTCCGTCGTCGTCGACGTGGCGGTGGACCAGGGCGGCTGCATCGAGACCTGCAAGCCCACCACGCACGACAACCCCACGTTCACCGTGAGCGACGTCGTCCACTACTGCGTGGCCAACATGCCCGGCGCCGTGCCGCAGACGTCCACGTTCGCGCTCACCAACACCACCCGCCCCTACTCCCGGAAGATCGCGGACCTGGGCCTGGTGGAGGCCATCAAGTCCGACCGCGCCCTCCAGCGCGCCATCAACACCTACAACGGCCACATCACCTACGAGGCCGTCGCCAAGGACATGGGGTACGACTACGTGCCCCTGATGGACGCGCTCGGCGGCAAGCGCTAG
- a CDS encoding type III pantothenate kinase: MLLAIDVGNTNTVLGVYEGRRLLDHWRLETSARRSADEYGILVRQLFGWSGIDANQVKAVVVSSVVPPLQFSLEKMSERYFKTRPMFVGPGVKTGMPILYDNPREVGADRIVNAVAAYEKHHRGLIVVDFGTATTLDAVTPKGEYLGGAICPGVNISMEALFQNASKLPRVEFARPPHVVGRNTVHSMQSGLVHGYVSMVDGLCARMEAEMGFSAKVVATGGLAPLVASESKAIQEVDEFLTLEGLRIIYGRNHAS; encoded by the coding sequence ATGCTCCTGGCCATCGACGTTGGCAACACGAACACCGTTCTCGGCGTGTACGAGGGCCGGCGGCTCTTGGACCACTGGCGCCTGGAGACGAGCGCGCGCCGGAGCGCGGACGAGTACGGCATCCTGGTGCGCCAGCTCTTCGGCTGGAGCGGCATCGACGCGAACCAGGTGAAGGCGGTGGTGGTGTCCAGCGTGGTGCCGCCGCTCCAGTTCAGCCTGGAGAAGATGAGCGAGCGCTACTTCAAGACGCGCCCCATGTTCGTGGGGCCGGGCGTGAAGACGGGCATGCCCATCCTCTACGACAACCCGCGGGAAGTGGGCGCGGACCGCATCGTCAACGCGGTGGCCGCCTACGAGAAGCACCACCGGGGCCTCATCGTGGTGGACTTCGGCACCGCGACGACGCTGGACGCGGTGACGCCCAAGGGCGAGTACCTGGGCGGCGCCATCTGTCCGGGCGTCAACATCTCCATGGAGGCCCTGTTCCAGAATGCCTCCAAGCTGCCGCGCGTGGAGTTCGCGCGGCCGCCGCACGTGGTGGGTCGCAACACCGTGCACTCCATGCAGTCCGGCCTCGTCCACGGCTACGTAAGCATGGTGGACGGCCTGTGCGCGCGCATGGAGGCGGAGATGGGCTTCTCCGCGAAAGTGGTGGCCACCGGGGGCCTTGCCCCGCTGGTGGCCAGTGAATCGAAGGCCATCCAGGAAGTGGATGAGTTCCTCACCCTGGAGGGGCTGCGCATCATCTACGGAAGGAATCACGCGTCATGA
- a CDS encoding anti-sigma factor family protein encodes MTCQELERLLYPYLDGEFQPEERHDVESHLEGCAACVARVDEEMQLRQTLRRAAKHAIASKGTRAPASLRAGIQSGLHREQRRAQVSQWLRAGAMALVVVTVSGGWMMYQSGRAQKATILEAVQRHTRQRPLEFVAGTPEQIEAWFNDKVEHRITLPRLQQARPVGARFSTLNGQEVVYVSYETQPHRANEPKRNIGVFVYPATGQRVIKDEGPTVENVAVDSSQAYNVVTWRDQDITYELVTDMDDAAILQMLRDQELRSNGLVRPAQVKPAVSIQPVSLQP; translated from the coding sequence ATGACCTGCCAGGAACTCGAGCGGTTGCTGTATCCGTACCTCGACGGCGAATTCCAGCCCGAGGAACGCCACGATGTGGAGTCGCATCTCGAAGGCTGCGCCGCGTGTGTCGCGCGCGTGGACGAGGAGATGCAGCTCCGTCAGACGCTGCGGCGCGCGGCGAAGCACGCCATCGCGTCCAAGGGCACGCGCGCGCCGGCGTCCCTGCGCGCGGGCATCCAGTCCGGCCTGCACCGCGAGCAGCGCCGCGCCCAGGTGAGCCAGTGGCTGCGCGCCGGGGCCATGGCCCTGGTGGTGGTGACGGTGAGCGGCGGCTGGATGATGTACCAGTCCGGGAGGGCGCAGAAGGCGACCATCCTGGAGGCCGTGCAGCGCCACACGCGCCAGCGGCCCCTGGAGTTCGTCGCGGGCACGCCGGAGCAGATTGAAGCGTGGTTCAACGACAAGGTCGAACACCGCATCACCCTGCCCCGCCTCCAGCAGGCCCGGCCCGTGGGCGCGCGCTTCTCCACGCTCAACGGCCAGGAGGTCGTCTACGTCAGCTACGAGACCCAGCCGCACCGCGCGAACGAGCCCAAGCGCAACATCGGCGTGTTCGTGTATCCGGCGACGGGCCAGCGGGTGATCAAGGACGAGGGCCCCACGGTGGAGAACGTCGCGGTGGACTCGAGCCAGGCGTACAACGTCGTCACCTGGCGTGATCAGGACATCACCTACGAGCTGGTGACGGACATGGACGACGCCGCCATCCTGCAGATGCTGAGGGATCAGGAGCTGCGCTCCAACGGTCTGGTGCGTCCCGCCCAGGTGAAGCCCGCCGTGAGCATCCAGCCCGTCTCGCTACAGCCCTGA
- a CDS encoding sigma-70 family RNA polymerase sigma factor → MLDFRQPNRTKQEFEELALAHLDPLYSAALRLTKNERDAEDLVQDTCMRAYRFFDKFERGTNIKAWLFKILTNTFINRYRRKVKERTVVEGVEREAVHERFVSRDATDFAANPEQYFFDRLLSDDVLRAIDSLPIDFRLVVILADLQEFSYKEIAEILECPVGTVMSRLFRGRKLLQKTLREYAEGQGVFRHDGDPVQVPADLEEYRRRKKAG, encoded by the coding sequence ATGCTGGACTTCAGGCAACCCAACCGGACGAAGCAGGAATTCGAAGAGCTGGCGCTGGCGCACCTGGATCCGCTCTATTCGGCGGCCCTTCGGTTGACCAAGAACGAGCGCGACGCCGAGGACCTGGTGCAGGACACCTGCATGCGGGCCTACCGCTTCTTCGACAAGTTCGAGCGCGGGACCAACATCAAGGCCTGGCTCTTCAAGATCCTCACCAACACCTTCATCAACCGCTACCGCCGCAAGGTGAAGGAGCGCACGGTGGTGGAGGGCGTGGAGCGCGAGGCGGTCCACGAGCGCTTCGTGAGCCGGGACGCGACGGACTTCGCGGCCAACCCCGAGCAGTACTTCTTCGACCGGCTCCTGTCGGACGACGTGCTGCGCGCCATCGACTCGCTGCCCATCGACTTCCGGCTGGTGGTCATCCTCGCGGACCTCCAGGAGTTCTCCTACAAGGAGATCGCGGAGATTCTGGAGTGCCCCGTGGGCACGGTGATGAGCCGGCTGTTCCGCGGACGCAAGCTGCTGCAGAAGACGCTGCGCGAGTACGCCGAGGGCCAGGGTGTCTTCCGTCACGACGGAGACCCGGTCCAGGTGCCCGCGGATCTGGAAGAGTACCGGCGCCGGAAGAAGGCAGGCTAA
- a CDS encoding biotin--[acetyl-CoA-carboxylase] ligase: METPNELTQDARILNFLAEGGEAFISGEALSNRLGLSRTAVWKHVESLRLKGYRIEAVPAKGYRLVGRPDRLSALEVHPLLGTRAVGRVLHHHDSIGSTNAAAFRLAQDGAVHGTVVVAEQQTAGKGRRGRAWVSPPGLNLYFSAILRPELSPQRAPELTLVAAVALAETLREAGTDAGIKWPNDVQLGGRKVAGILTELSAEPERVHFVIVGVGVNLNAGEEHFPEELRVTATSLAQVLGRPVARAPFAAALWTRLEHWLDAYLASGFDAVRTRWKALSSTLGQRVRVRTDRGDWEGFAEDIDPSGALMVRTADGRVERVLAGDVEQLRPQR, from the coding sequence GTGGAGACTCCCAACGAGCTCACGCAGGATGCGCGCATCCTGAACTTCCTCGCCGAGGGCGGGGAGGCCTTCATCTCCGGCGAGGCGCTGTCGAACCGCCTGGGCCTGTCGCGCACCGCCGTGTGGAAGCACGTGGAGTCCCTGCGCCTGAAGGGCTACCGCATCGAGGCCGTCCCCGCGAAGGGCTACCGGCTGGTGGGCCGGCCGGATCGGCTCTCCGCGCTGGAGGTCCATCCGCTGCTCGGCACCCGCGCGGTGGGGCGGGTGTTGCACCACCACGACTCCATCGGCTCCACCAACGCGGCGGCCTTCCGGCTGGCCCAGGACGGCGCGGTCCACGGAACGGTAGTGGTGGCCGAACAGCAGACCGCGGGCAAGGGCCGCCGGGGCCGTGCCTGGGTGTCGCCCCCAGGACTCAACCTGTACTTCTCCGCCATCCTGCGCCCGGAGCTGTCCCCGCAGCGTGCCCCGGAGCTCACGCTGGTGGCCGCCGTGGCCCTGGCGGAGACGCTGCGTGAGGCGGGCACGGACGCGGGCATCAAGTGGCCCAATGACGTCCAGCTGGGAGGCCGGAAGGTCGCGGGCATCCTCACGGAGCTGTCCGCCGAACCCGAGCGCGTCCACTTCGTCATCGTGGGCGTGGGCGTCAACCTCAACGCGGGCGAGGAGCACTTCCCGGAGGAGCTGCGCGTCACGGCCACGTCACTGGCCCAGGTCCTGGGGCGGCCGGTGGCCCGTGCCCCCTTCGCCGCGGCCCTCTGGACGCGGCTGGAGCATTGGCTGGACGCGTACCTCGCCTCTGGCTTCGACGCGGTGCGTACCCGCTGGAAGGCCCTCTCCAGCACCCTGGGGCAGCGGGTGCGGGTGCGCACGGACCGGGGCGACTGGGAGGGGTTCGCGGAGGACATCGACCCCTCGGGCGCCCTGATGGTGCGCACGGCGGACGGCCGCGTGGAGCGCGTGCTGGCGGGGGACGTGGAGCAGCTGCGTCCCCAACGCTAG